The Scomber scombrus chromosome 19, fScoSco1.1, whole genome shotgun sequence DNA window AGCCTTCTGGGCGCAGAAAGGAGATGAGACCCTACAGCCTGAGGTCTTTTGACAGACCTGATTTGATGATGGCTGAAACAGCTGATGTACAAAATGCACAGGTTCGACTAACCATACTATGAATTCACATACTGTGTGATATTCTTAAAATTACCAGACATAATAAGTTTTATTGTGGGAATCATACATTCATGTTTCAGGTATTAACTTCCTTGCAGATAAGTTCAAATTGTGACTCTTTAATTCTTTCCCAGGAGAACTCCACAATCAGCTCACAGACCATcatctactatactctattctTTGTGAAAGTGGTACTGTGGCTCACCTTTGCCTGGATTTTGTCTTACCTCCACCTGGGCACTCAGTGTTTTGTCCTGGTACTGACCTTCGGCTTGCCAAAAGCTGTGAACTGGGCAAGGAGGCGTCTGAAGGGACCAGTAACACAAACTGTCACACTGGAGCACATGAGCACATgagcagaaaaaataaaagaatgaatgagGTCCTCTGATTTTCATTGATTTCTATTAGTAAGAGAATTTTCATGACACATTTCACTGCACCTTATCTTGCTTGAATATGACTGACTGTATTTAACCTGATGATTTTTGCCTTGTGTGGGTCTTTTCTACTTCATGCAACAGAAAAATGCTATTGAATAGTCAGACAATAAAGTGTATAGTGAATAGTGAGTTGGTCttaaacatttatagaaatacatttaatgcagcaaaagtgaaaaagcaaaagaaacaaCAGTTTTAGTTTCCAtccattttattgaatttataCTTTCAAACAAACTTGTACAAATTGCAAAACTGCTTTTGGTAATACctcattgttttattatcatattagGAAATTAATTAAGTGAATAAAAAGTAAACAATGTGAAAAGAGAACATAGAAATACAACAGAAAGAAGAATGCCACagagagcaaagaaagaaagacagaaaagaggcAACTGATTTCCATAGTCAACTGTTTGTAGCATATTTGCAGTAGACTGAAGCTGAATTGCCAACCAGTGTAATTGCTGGTCAGGAGAATAGAAGTACCTATTTGTGGTAAATGACACAAGATTTTGTACTGGCAATGTAATGAAAAGCCCATCCTTAACTGTCTGGTTTGAAATTTACAATGTcagatttgtattattttgtattgcACTACTGTATTTATACACCAGGTGGCATCAAAATCACACACAGCAATGCCAAAACCCCCCGGTCCTGCCACCCACTCCTATCGCTGCCAGTTTTCATATTCTGTACCAACAGACACAGGTGACATGAAAGGCAGATGGCTGACAAATGCAAACTTTCTTCATTTAGTTATTTTGCtatgtgctcacacacacacacacgcacacacacactgcagtaagcatttaaaatattgtggAGCATTTTGTGAAGCTTACTTTGTATTCCTGGTTTCTAATACTGTAAGGGCTTACTTAGATAAGTCAGACACTTGCAAAACCATAGCCACTACTATCACACACTTCCATATCCCTACCTGCTTTTTAACACAAAGGCCCAATTACCAAAGCACAGTTTTTGTTAGCACTTACATACCATTTATCCAGTATGTCTGCATTTATAATACTGATCATTAGTAACTGTCTAATGTAAATTAGTGAAATGCCTGTGCATGGATTTAACTTTCCACGGGCACAAATTCATACAAATCTCTCGGCTTCTTCTACTGTCTTTATGAATATCGAGGGTATATGCAGGAATCCTGAACTTAAATTAAATACCatttaagacctttttttaaGACCCTTCACAAAGATTTTAAGCCCTCATCGCAAGTTCTAAGCTCAGCATCTTCTAGTACTAACCGATTACATCGGCGACACACTTGAACTTACATTTACTATTGTTTTATGTACTTTAAGATAACTAAACAGTCTTAGTTTATGATAACTCCTTATCAACGAAACATAATTCAGATACACGGGGTGGGAACAAAGCACAAGAGAATGCACGAGAGTGCCTAACCCAATGCAAGGTTTATTAGACAGAGAAACCATTAGCGGTGGTGTGTAGAGACGGCTGCGTTGCACAGAAATGTTGTGTCCTATAGTGGCTTTGTGTCTAGCACTTAGCACGCCTCACAGTTATTCCCAAAGATGGGCCTCAGCCATGGTTCCAACCGTTCTAATAGTTGTCTTTTTCAGATGACGTCAAATCTAGCAGAATTCCATTAATGAACTACACAGCATCCCAATACGCGCCTACGAAATGATTAAATTCAGGTAAACGTTAGCATACAACCTCTTTGGACATTGCATTGAAACTTGTATTGAAAAAATGATATGCATTGAAACCAAGTTATAAAATCTAATACTTTGGAAAATGGcatttaatactttttaaaggGCCTTAAACTTTGCTAAATTTATTTATcaacttttaatacattttaagacCCCATGGACACCCTGCAAAAGGATTATATGGGGGAAATTATCTTGATGAAAACACATGATAAATAGACCTGGGAAAATGTCAATATCAGCTCTGTGTGAGAAGTGGCATATTTTTGTGCGGGGTGTGGAGTCGAGGCACAGGGAGGCATAACTGAGTGGGGCAATCAATGTCCAGAGGGCGTTGTGTTCAGGTAGAGCGTGTCCACTGCCAGCAGCATATGATAAAGCCTCTATATATCATTCAAGCCGGTCTGTTCACATTCTTTGCTACTCACAGGGAGGTGCACTTTTTCAaaggttaaatatatataaaatatgtatatgcaCAACAACTGCAAGTGCACCACAGATGCTTTAATCTGTTTATACTGTTAAATTGGAATGTAAGAAATGTTATTTGCGTCTACGGATTTAGCGTTGCACGGAAATCTCATCCCATTGAAATACACTGGAAGGATTCTCTCTGCTTTTTGAGAGATCAAGGcaaaacaatgttaaatatcCATTTTGTTTTGGTTGAGGAACTGAAAAGGAATTCCTCTAACTCAGTCGCTTTGCCTCTCTACACATTAGAGAGGCCATTTTCCTCACACAACTCAAGAAAACCTCGAATGGCATTGGAAGtatattcacaaaaaaaagtgttaataatatcaaaaataccaacaaacaggcaaaaaaattaaacagattGGTCACAGCAAATttatgtacacatacacattaagaAAAGAGCTGTCAGTGGAGTTGGGAAGAGGGTTGGGTCAGTGGGAGAGAACGAGGAGAAAGATTTGGGCAATTAGATAAGCCCTGTATCTTCGCCATACAGGGGAGTTACAGAGGTTGCCTTGAGGGCAGACCAGGGACGGAcagggtgaggaggagggggaaagcCAAGGCTGCATGTTCACCTCTTCTTGGGGGCTTGAGCGGTGCGGGGTGGGGTGACGGGCCGACCAGAATTTACACCACCATACTGGTACTTGGCCTTCTTCTCTGAGGGCTTTAAGATCTTTAAatgatgaaacacaaacagaaacagtgagATGATGCAATGTTTTAGCAATGCAGCACGTTTCCAACTATTAAAACCCAAAGGAAGgtagcaaaaaaacaaaaaacaagtccACCATCTACCTGGAAGGAGCACATGAGGGATTCATCGACACTCATCATGCCGCCTGCGTTATCAAACTCCCCGCAATAGTTTGGAGCAGAGAAAAGTGTGACCAGTTGGCGTTTGGCAAAGAACTCATATCCATCCTCCACAACCTGTTGGAAGACGTGACATTATTCGAACGCCTACAGCAATCAATATCAAGAAACAGATCTTCAGCAATCGTTATTTTCAGAGTCCAAATTTTCTGTTGAGGTTGAGTGTACAAAACCACCTACACCTGAATCAATATGAAACACCCTAACACAGAGCTGAAATAGCTGTGACTAATTTAAACAGTAACAACAGCTGTGTTGAAATGATTAGTCCTTTAATCGATGAAtagaaaagttaaaaattggAATAGTGATCAATAGTTTTTGGTCATTTATCAGGTAAACATACCTGATGTCAGTgtcacaaatacaaacagtggCTTTGCATTCTCTGTTTCATACCATtttaataaagcaaaaaaaatctaGTGCTGAATAAAGTCATGATGAATGTCAATTTCAAATGCATGAGAAAAATCAGGATGGAACAGGAAATTAGGGGCTACACTGCTACACTAGCTAATTTTTTCATACCAAAACTAGTTTGAGTtccaacaaaagaaaataaaccaaaaaaacaagataaatgtGCTTGTCATGTTCTTCCTGTATGTGTACATCATATCCAGGCCTTCCACCTTAATCCCCTTCCTAATCACCTGGTGGGCTCTGCAGATGAGGTCCAGGTCATGACGGTTTAGGAACTTGCTGACCACGTCGGCCCCAAAGGTGAAGGACACCCCGCGGTCATTCTCTCCCCAGCCTTGTACATCCTTATCTGGGTCAGACCACAACAGGTCACACAGCAGGCCTATGAGACAcacaaggagaggagagatgtaCAGGGCAGATAGAGACAAGGGACACATAAATCAGGAAAAGAGCTGAAAGGAGAGAACAGACAGGTAACGGTGGAAACAATGTGCCGAAGATCCAGCTCACTTTGCTGATGTAACGCAGAAGATTCTGACATAACAGTCTTTTACTCAGGAAGAGAGAGGCGGCATGTTTTGGTTTAAAGGTAAACTTAAATTCCAGGGAGAAATCCAGAGGAAGTGAACATGTTCAGTATCATGTGccagcgcgcacacacacacacacacacacacacacacactagtgcTGGGCGGTATACCAGTTCACACCGAATACCGGTGTATATTTTCGTTATGATATGAATTTTGAATGTACCGCCATACCGGTGTATTTCATTAAACAACGTTTAGAAAGCTGCGCCGCGCGACACTGTTTCAGACGGGATCCTTTTCAGTGTTGCGCTTCCTGCCTCTCGACAAACAGCAGAAGATGTGTGCCTACCGAGCGGGTTAAGATGATAGTTCACGcaacacatcctggtttttaataattagtcagtaaaCTCGGCATTGTCTGACGCAGGctggaaaatgtgcacttttatttacagttaaaaacattccacacacacacacaagcatgcactgTACCTGTATCAGGTACATCTGTTGGCCTCATGATCCTGCGGATCTGCTCCATTGACTGCAAATCAGGCGATAGCCCtgtaatggaaaataaaaaagttcatCTTTGATTTAATAATGGCTGATCTTTTGATAATGAGCtgccttgtttttttgtaattattttgaaCAAGGACATCACATTGGGGAcaaggagaagaggagatgagTTACTAACTGTAGCCGTCTCACCTCCGTGGCAGCAGAAGATCTTCTCATCAATAATAGCAGCAATGGGGAGGCAGTTAAAGCAGTCAGTGAAGGTCTTCCACAACTTAATGTTGAATCTGCGCTTGCCTGGTggagcacataaacacacattattatacGTGGAATATATGTGTCCTTCAGGTgggtttatgtatgtatatatgtgtaagAAGAGTTGATATCTACTCACACTCATCGTAGAATCCATAGATACGGTTGATGGAAGCACACTCGTGGTTGCCCCTGAGCAGGAAAAAGTTCTCTGGGTATTTGATCTTGTAGGCCAACAGCAGGCAGATGGTTTCCAGGGACTGTTTACCTCTGTCCACGTAGTCACCCAGGAAAAGGTAGTTCGCCTCTGGAGGAAAGCCACCATACTCAAACAGCCTCAGTAGATCTGTGTACTGTCCATGGATATCACCTGAGGACACAATGTGAGAGGGAAGGGGAGACAAGGTGTTAATATGACTATTTTCTTTAAGTGCAGTCACAAGGATAGGATGAGAGGAACATCATTGagtgaaaggggaaaaaaacagtgggGACGCAGACAGAAATCAtgaaaagacattaaaatataaagtaactGCAGGACttcacaaaaaagcaaatacttttaGTTTTTCAATCTCCAATCAACAGACTCACCCACACGTACATATGCATCCACGCTTCCTACTATCTCTCAGAATCCATTTGGATTTTTCAGACCGCTGCCACATATGTAGGTTGATGAGGATATATGACTGTGCGGCTGTTTTACCGGGGCTGCAGCAGCAAAGCtcaaagatacacacatacacacaaaatgacaattGCCACCGGATCAATGCTGTGGCCCCTGGGAGATGAGCTACCGAGGGAAAGAATACTGACAATCCAGGCTAATCGTAAAAATAAAGGACGCACATACACACGTCCGCACAAACTAACATTAATTTGAACAACTCTCGCAGGAACTCGGGTCACCGCCTTATCTCTTTTGGCATCAGTCAGGCAGCGTTGAGCCGGAGGCGCTCTTACCAAAGCACAGGATCTCTGCAGGGGAGACTCACTCCATCACCTAGCGAAGACCTGCTTCCTTTTTATATCCTCTTGCACCAACTTGAGAGCTGCTCTACTTTAGGCTAAGTGCTCCAGACACAGAGGACTGCATAGAGCCTCATGAGAAAGGCTTAGACAATAATAACAGGTTTCATCATGTCCAAAACGGAAAGGAGATTCATGCGCCACACTCTTTTTATGGCAATGCTTCATTACAAGATGGTAccaaagacaaattaaaattaaataatatgcCTTGTTAAGCCATGCAGCTGTCTGGCCCTGAGATTAAAATGACCAACACAAATTGCCATGTTTTACTGCAGTCATGACGGTGGCTGGTATGATCTTTCCTATTTCGTGGTGACCGTCAGTGATCTAGGCACCAAAACAGAAACGACTGGCACCAAAACCATATGGCTACAGGCCTTTACTTATTTTTCCTTGAATCTTAGGGTTGGCATTCAAATACACACTTTTCCGtgcaaatgaataattaaaggAATAGCCTtgaatgttcttttttaaattcgCATTTGTGTTGTGCTAGCTAGTCGGTTTGTATTCCACCATCAATCACTTTACTCCAGACAAGCAgccttagtttgccatctacaGTTTGATGTAGGTACTGGTACTGGTAACCACACCACAGTCCTTCAAATCAATTAAACATGATCAGAACTTCAATGAAAAGGTGTTTCAGTTAGTGCACTACTTTTGCAACATTAATCCAGGTTGCAAGCTGTCACTATGAAATCTGAAAATTGTGTAAATTTTACAAACTATTGCTTAAGTTGCTGCGTGGAGTTTGAAAGTTGAGTGGGATCTCTCCGGGAGTAcccttcctcccacagaccaaaaaaacatgcagattagtttaattggtcactctaaattgcccgtaggtATGAATGTGAGTCTTTTTCTATATATGACTGgcgacctgtccagggtgtaccccgCCTATcgcccaatgtcagctgagacTGGCTCCAGCTCCCCCATGACCCACTAGAGGATAAGcggtaaaataaaaaaaagaatgaataagTGCTTTAGTTGCTGTTTTCAAtcctattttaaatgttaacgTGTCATAGCAGAGTGAAAGTGACGGTGGATTAAAAGTAGGCATCCATGTGTcataaatatttcatcaaaaCGAGAACTATTTTTGCTTTTCAGTATTCCAGTTTTATATTGAAAGATTATTGCCTTTCTTTTTGGGTTCTAATTATGTGAATGTTAGTTTGCCACAAAAGAATAATCAGACATCTTAATTACTTTGTCAATGATCATACATTACATGAGTATGAGTCTACATTGTTCTAAGATAGCTAAAACAAGGAACAGACTTGAAGACTGTTGAAACCtatgttaaaaacatgaaactttgTATAAACATTTATACAAGATTTTGTTTTTAGTCTTGGCAGTCAGACTgccaagattaaaaaaaaagactaatttaCTCTGTTGTTCAGTATGTGCTGCTACATACTGAACAACAGAGTAAATACAGAGGACAACACAGAACACAAATTCCGGTATTTGTCTGTACCAAAACAGAAATGGACATGCAATAAAAGACTAGTGATGCTTATTTATGCTGCCTTTGGCacagaaaagggaaaaagatggggacaaaaaaaaagaagctaaatcCGGATGAAATGGTGGATACAGAAACATGGCAACACAAACTGTAATCTCTGTAGAGACAGTTAGAGGTGAGTGAACTTTGTAAGAGCAGGGCCAATTTCAGCTGAGCTGTGGCTCAGTAGCAAAACCTGGATGAAATGGATTATAAAATAATACTCTTTTGCTCAGTGCACACCACGCGATTTCTCTGCTTTGTTGGCACTGTGAATACACTCTTTTTATTGTTATTCCCCCCCGCTCCAACCAGCGACGCTGACCGACTGTCCATGTTTATATCGATATAAATGGAAAGGCCACAatttattgtctgtttgtttgaaagTGCCTCACTCTAGAAGAGGTACTTCATGTGGGTTTTCACTCTAATTACCTTCAACATCACTGTAAGAGACGACGCATGAATGAGTTACTATCAAACATATGAACTTGTGGGCTTTGGACCGGATTTCTATGGGGTAGcccctgcctgcctgctgaCAAGGAATTTACTCAGCCTGTCTCTGCAGTGTCAAAACAGTCCCAGAATAGCAGCAGAGAGATTTAGGGTTTAAAAAGCAGAGCAAAAGGCCGAAAGGTAGCGCTGAACCTGAGGTCATTGTTATAAATTAGCAAAATTTGTCTCAGAAGACAACGCAATATAAAATCAATGGCCTTGACAtaaactttataataataaaaaataaacagtgtatatataatgaCATGTGTCCCACCCACATGTAGCACAggcatttatatttatgtcaCGCTATTATGCCGTGACAGAACAGGAAACTAGATCATCTGAATAAGTAATAATccaacaaacattaaaaaaacaaaaaacaaaacagtgccAGCATAATGTAATCTGCATTAGGACGCTggtactgtaaataaatatgctGCTGCATGACACTGTGTAGTCAGATAATCAACTGGTTCAAAAGCACCCACTTTAAAAATCAGTCTGAGGAACACAGAAGAATAGTGCTCAGGGCACATTTCAAAAtggaaacaacaaataaatacaaaagtccAAACAGGCCGAATTTGTACATAACTgtaatatagtttatatttgctgaaaacaatttaattcaaattattCTCAAATATAGGCTCCActttacacaaaaaaagcaaatgctaagaaaaaagaaaaatacctCACTGAGAAACTTGTTATTCGTGCAGTTAGTCGACAGGGAGCATAAACAGAGCACAGTTTAATGTATGGTGAAAGAATATCACCTTGTAGGCACATATAACTCCTCATGATGCTCACATCATTAACTGAGCCGAGTTAGACagtgatataaataaatgtgcagctGCACTTGGGGAGCTGGTATAACAAGTATAAcaatgtgaaatgtaaacaataaataaaatgtacttgagGGCAGGAGATTAATACCAGCTGCCAGTGTGTTTGACAAGCTCACATATCAACCTATTCTAGGTTCCTTAGTCAAGACACTTTAATTAACTTTtgcattataaaatgttttattacaccCTCTCCTTGTCTGTGACCTGTTTGTGCTACTAGTGAGTCAGTGCTTGCAATGAGAAAAGTTTGACAAATTGTTTCAGTCTGGTTTGTTTTGGATATATCTCCCCATTAATCTCTTAGCACTATTGAagttttgaaaatgaatttataaaTGCTACCACAGAATACCAAACCAACACATATCTAGGATAAAAATATTGCTCAATTATTTCAACAGGTTAACGAATCAATTACAGTTTGCATAGTTTTCTCCCACTCTACTATTGTGGTTAAAATGCAACCCTTTGTAATTTCATAAAGGATTGTGATTGCACGGTGCTGTTAATCATTATCATCttttatgtgtattattttagtAATAAAAATAACTAGCACATCTTGACGCTGaggatttcattattttattagtcTGGCTGCAAAAACGTTGTTAAAACCACTGTATTCAGAGGAAAGTTTATATTACtctgtttaaataaatcataaagcCAAATGGTGGCAAAGCTGCAAGTCTGAGCAAAATTGTGCTAGTAGTATAAAGTTTAGCACGTGAGAGCGAGTGAGACCAGAACTTGATCCTTATTGCCTTAGTAAATAATTAAAGGCGTTCACTGGTTGGTCTTTATGGTCAGCTTACCATCACAGCAATGGGTTAAAGCCAAGTAATCAGTTTGAGGTTAGAAGTTCAGCACAAAACAAAGAGAGTTAAGGGGAGACAAAGAAACCTCACACAGCGACAGATAACACCACCTGAAACTCATGCATATTTTAGAGTAACGTATCAGGGTTAGGACTACATAGAGGAAGGCCTTTCAAAAATGAGAAGCAATGAAAGACAATGTGTGTGGGAGGAAAGTGGTATGAGAAGAGTCATGGATGAACCGTGTGTAGGCCTGAGTCTATAAGTGAGCTTGTGTACTGTATTTTCAAGGactgacacatactgtatattagaCGGTTCAGAGTTGCGCTCAGTTGCGCTGCTACCCTGGAGGGAAGAGATAACACTTGTGGGAGTGTGCAGGAGCCAGCTAGAGATAGTTGATAGTGATAGTTGAGGCTATTTCAACTGCTGAGGGGGAGCTGACTTGCCGTAGTGGGGTAAATATGCTCCCTCAGGTAGCCAAGTGATACAcagtctgtgtatatgtgtgcaatTCCCCTTCATGTATCCCTCTGTAGTGTACACAGAGAAGTCGGGTCGAGAGAGAAAGGCCGTGGCAGTGTTATCCAGTCTGGTTACATAAGTAAACTCTGAGCTGCATCAAAGAAATAGATTGCTGCTCTGGGGTGTGCAGACCGGGCTTTGTGGCCTGTGCTCTGCAGAGTGGGAGTTTGTCATTGGCCCTCAAAAGTCAGACCGGAGCTTTCTGCTTGAGCTGCACTTTAAGAAATTAaaattatgttgttgttgttgttgtttgacaTTTGTGAACGGCTATACCAGGCAAATACTCGAGCCGTACACAGTCataaaaaatcaataactgGACCACAGAACTAGCAGACATAAAGTGACAACCTTTTGTTTTGCTTATCACAAGTCAACAGGCTTTTGCTGGCATGGCCTTTTTATCTATACTAGCCTGTCATTAaatttcatttaattacttATTTGCAGTGCTGTATGCGATATCAAATAAACCTTTGAGCTGGGGAACACACAGGAGCACTGCACTCATTTTAAGGTCTCAGGTATTTGGCTGGCAGTTACTGCTGGTATAAATCAGGGAATGTTTGATATTTGGGTCAGTATGCTGTTTTTATACAATTATTTTCAGATTATAACTTTCCCTCCTGTGGTTGTAAGCGTTTAAACTCAGAAGTGCTTTAATGGAAATGTGACAGTGGGGCACAGGAGAGTAAGATGAACACAATACAGAAAGGTAAGCACAGAGTAGAAGATGAGATGGtgagaaaaatgacagaaaaaaaggagcagaaaGGGAAAACACTGACCACAGATCTTAAGGGGCGCCTCAAGCTCCAGGAGGATGGGCTGGCTGAGGAAGATCTCCCTTGATTTGATGCAGAGGCCCCGCACTTCTGCCTCGGACATCTGGACTATCTTCCCGGGGCGGCATCCCCGCactggagaggagagaaaagacaaGATGCTGTCATTGCTATCAACAGTAATTATCATCACTGTCAGTGCTAACGCAGCAGTGGCAGCACCGGCAACCGCGAAAAACACCACAGAGCTCTCTAATGCACGTGAGGCTGCTTTTAACATCTTTCATAGAGAGGATACTTACCatttcaaaaaaacaactaaatttaATAACCCACCTTCGAACACTGGACACAAATTATGGAGTTAATTGTACTGTACTATATAGTGCAATTTAAACTGTTGGAGCTTTTTAACAGAACAAACCATAAAATGTAAAGATGCTGATCCGGCGGCGGCCATGATTGCAGGAGCTGTCCAGGGTACTTCATATTTGAGTTTTTCCCCATCGCTCATTGTCGCAGAGTGCAGGATTTCATTATCAAAGCTGTTGTAAAAAGACCACCTGACTACTCAGATCAGATCATTACTCAGATTGTCACCTGACACTGAAGCTGTCGGAGCGCACAGCGGACCCTCTCTCATCTGATGCTAACACTATGTGACCAACTGTGCCATCTCCCTCATCTCTCCTCACCTCCATCCTCATCTTCCTGGCTGGCTCTGTGTGACTATaagatttcagaaaaaagttgTTATCATGCTGGTTAACATATAATTTTTATTGTAGCCTGCTTTTTTATTCTTAACATGttctatatctatatctttCTGTAGTATcctattttctgtttattttaagtaGCCTATTTTGCACCATATTACCAAGATAGGTTATGTGAAAAAccaataaagtaaatatttatataaataactaATATAACTAACTTAACTTATACAAAATGGTATATaactaaagcacaaataaaataacttaaagCTAGCCTCGGTAGCTGCCTTGTGTACCAGTTAACTGTGACAGAGAGCATCCTTTACAGTATGTCAGGATT harbors:
- the LOC134000612 gene encoding serine/threonine-protein phosphatase PP1-beta catalytic subunit-like; translated protein: MAEGELNVDSLISRLLEVRGCRPGKIVQMSEAEVRGLCIKSREIFLSQPILLELEAPLKICGDIHGQYTDLLRLFEYGGFPPEANYLFLGDYVDRGKQSLETICLLLAYKIKYPENFFLLRGNHECASINRIYGFYDECKRRFNIKLWKTFTDCFNCLPIAAIIDEKIFCCHGGLSPDLQSMEQIRRIMRPTDVPDTGLLCDLLWSDPDKDVQGWGENDRGVSFTFGADVVSKFLNRHDLDLICRAHQVVEDGYEFFAKRQLVTLFSAPNYCGEFDNAGGMMSVDESLMCSFQILKPSEKKAKYQYGGVNSGRPVTPPRTAQAPKKR